A portion of the Chryseobacterium tructae genome contains these proteins:
- a CDS encoding DUF2157 domain-containing protein, producing MRDYFFFAYNWAELPKFAKIGLTEILLIAATGLALLSKINDNIRNIILTGAAALVGVLFAVFGQVYQTGANAYDFFLAWIICITLWVIISDFAPLWLMYIALINTTLILYSNQVAKDWNDSIIILLLFVLNAAFLIGSILLSHYKKAFKIPNWFTNILSLAVVSVSTFGLCLDLVDSHKTLLSLLIPMSIIVYALGIWYGLKTKNSFYFAIIPLSLVIIACSLLFRIGENEGIFLLVFLFVVVSITLIIKNLMNLQKKWKNEK from the coding sequence ATCCGGGATTATTTCTTCTTTGCGTATAATTGGGCAGAGTTACCCAAATTTGCCAAAATAGGACTAACAGAAATATTACTTATCGCCGCTACAGGGTTAGCATTACTTTCTAAGATCAATGACAATATCCGGAATATTATTCTTACCGGAGCAGCTGCACTTGTGGGTGTTCTCTTTGCCGTATTCGGACAGGTCTATCAAACAGGTGCAAATGCTTATGACTTCTTTTTAGCATGGATAATTTGTATAACTCTTTGGGTGATCATTTCAGATTTTGCTCCGCTATGGCTTATGTATATTGCTTTAATCAATACTACTCTTATTTTATATTCCAATCAGGTTGCCAAAGACTGGAATGACAGTATTATTATCCTTTTGCTTTTTGTTCTGAATGCAGCCTTTTTAATTGGATCAATTCTACTTTCTCATTATAAAAAAGCATTTAAAATCCCTAATTGGTTTACTAACATTTTATCATTGGCAGTCGTCAGTGTATCAACCTTCGGATTGTGTCTTGATTTAGTGGATAGCCATAAAACTTTATTATCTCTTTTAATTCCAATGAGTATTATTGTATATGCTCTGGGAATCTGGTACGGTTTAAAAACAAAAAATAGTTTTTATTTTGCTATTATTCCGTTAAGCCTTGTCATTATTGCCTGCTCTTTATTATTTAGGATTGGAGAAAATGAAGGGATATTCTTGCTGGTATTTCTTTTCGTTGTTGTGAGCATTACCCTTATCATTAAAAATTTGATGAACCTTCAAAAAAAATGGAAAAATGAGAAGTAA
- a CDS encoding DUF4272 domain-containing protein → MTRKERTEEILKKEDIKINFNLPHIESEEETTLRTPKEIASRAAILAITNFVAFDTIDPETATDYLIDYNLWEYVTPKEKDFISDPTETKKFQETWKCECIWVLLWALKIVDTLPFPNTLCDLNDIPFEKYPVGGDRDPNDFINGDHEIRSKSEILDANDLYYRYDWACVDARINNREITQIHPGIVYERHYALNWLIHYMNQEWDHISCDT, encoded by the coding sequence ATGACCAGAAAAGAGAGAACAGAAGAAATTCTTAAAAAGGAAGACATTAAAATTAATTTTAACCTACCTCATATAGAATCTGAAGAGGAAACCACTCTGAGAACACCCAAGGAAATTGCTTCTCGCGCAGCCATACTTGCCATTACCAATTTTGTTGCTTTTGATACTATAGATCCGGAAACAGCAACAGATTATTTGATAGATTATAATCTTTGGGAATATGTGACCCCTAAAGAAAAAGACTTCATATCTGATCCCACGGAAACAAAAAAATTTCAGGAAACCTGGAAATGTGAATGTATATGGGTTTTACTATGGGCTTTAAAAATTGTAGACACCTTACCTTTTCCCAATACATTATGTGACCTTAACGATATTCCTTTTGAAAAATATCCTGTAGGTGGAGACAGAGATCCTAATGATTTCATTAATGGTGACCATGAGATCCGTTCCAAATCAGAGATCCTTGATGCTAATGATTTATATTACAGATATGATTGGGCTTGTGTCGACGCACGAATTAATAATAGAGAAATTACACAGATACATCCGGGAATTGTCTACGAAAGACATTATGCCCTGAACTGGCTGATTCACTATATGAATCAGGAATGGGATCATATTTCCTGTGACACTTAA
- a CDS encoding DUF2200 domain-containing protein yields the protein MQNTKIFTTAFASVYPHYIQKAEKKERTKAEVHEIIHWLTGYNEKELQEQLEKRTDFKTFFEQAPRIHPNASLIKGVICGYRIEEIEDELMRNIRYLDKLIDELAKGKKMEKILRE from the coding sequence ATGCAGAATACAAAAATCTTCACCACAGCTTTTGCCAGTGTTTATCCACATTACATTCAAAAAGCAGAAAAAAAAGAACGTACAAAAGCTGAAGTTCATGAAATTATTCATTGGCTGACGGGCTATAATGAAAAAGAACTTCAGGAACAACTGGAGAAGAGAACTGATTTCAAAACTTTTTTTGAACAAGCTCCCCGCATACATCCTAACGCATCATTGATCAAAGGTGTTATTTGTGGATACCGCATAGAAGAAATAGAGGATGAACTGATGAGAAATATCCGATATCTTGATAAGCTGATTGATGAACTTGCCAAAGGAAAAAAGATGGAAAAAATATTAAGGGAATAG
- a CDS encoding alpha/beta fold hydrolase: protein MEKYAMSSDGQKIHYKESGSGNSAIIMIHGWLGNAEWWTDQQKYFTASYRIIQMDLAGHGKSDSSRTEWTSSGYADDIKAVANAISSSEIILIGHSMSGAYVLEASLKIPKVKALILIDTLQNLDESFTEEQAEQMQFAQYRADFKNAVENMLPQYLFAEKTPEDVKSRIQHEFLQNESERAINLLKPLYKTDFKEIAKQVQVPVIAINSDNFPTNLEGNRKYVKNYDYVTITEVGHYPMLEKPEEFNTILDGVLKRLT, encoded by the coding sequence ATGGAAAAATATGCAATGTCCTCAGACGGGCAGAAAATTCATTATAAGGAATCCGGAAGTGGAAATTCAGCCATCATTATGATCCACGGCTGGCTTGGCAATGCTGAATGGTGGACAGATCAACAAAAATATTTTACTGCCAGTTATCGGATAATACAAATGGATCTGGCAGGTCATGGAAAATCTGATTCTTCCAGAACAGAGTGGACAAGTTCCGGATATGCAGACGATATAAAAGCTGTGGCTAACGCTATAAGCTCTTCAGAAATTATTCTTATAGGACATTCAATGTCTGGTGCGTATGTGCTTGAAGCCTCATTAAAAATTCCAAAAGTAAAAGCTCTTATTTTAATAGATACTTTACAAAATCTGGATGAATCTTTTACCGAAGAACAGGCAGAGCAAATGCAATTTGCTCAATATAGAGCTGACTTTAAAAATGCTGTAGAAAATATGCTTCCCCAGTATCTTTTTGCAGAAAAAACCCCTGAAGACGTAAAGTCAAGAATACAGCATGAGTTCCTTCAAAATGAATCGGAAAGAGCTATTAATTTATTAAAACCTTTATACAAAACAGATTTCAAAGAAATTGCAAAACAAGTTCAGGTTCCGGTAATCGCCATTAATTCCGATAACTTTCCCACCAATCTTGAAGGCAACCGTAAATATGTAAAGAATTACGACTATGTAACCATTACAGAAGTGGGTCATTATCCTATGCTTGAAAAGCCTGAGGAATTTAATACTATTCTTGACGGAGTATTAAAAAGATTAACCTAA
- the blaCHM gene encoding CHM family subclass B1 metallo-beta-lactamase: protein MDFNSKIIFTLLFSFFLLGCNSQSTKDFKAKEIYTSENLIIKQISENSYIHTSFKQTHDFGNVPCNGLIVKNGHEVIIFDTPTNDKSSEELIRWVNQKLHSKINAIIPTHFHDDSLGGLEAFHIHNIPSYSYSKTIELAKENHFVIPKNSFKDSLVLKVGDEKIITKFLGEGHTKDNVVGYFPAENILFGGCLLKELEAGKGYLGDANTSAWSTTVEKVKKEYPNAKIIIPGHGEYGNQRLLDYTISLFKVE from the coding sequence ATGGATTTCAATAGTAAAATTATATTCACCCTTTTATTTTCCTTTTTTCTTTTAGGCTGCAACTCCCAGTCTACAAAGGACTTCAAAGCAAAGGAAATTTATACATCTGAAAATCTTATTATTAAACAGATTTCAGAGAATTCTTACATCCATACTTCGTTTAAACAAACCCATGATTTTGGCAATGTTCCCTGTAATGGTCTTATTGTAAAAAATGGTCATGAGGTGATTATTTTTGATACCCCAACCAATGACAAAAGCTCAGAAGAACTGATACGATGGGTCAATCAAAAACTTCATTCAAAAATCAACGCCATTATTCCTACTCATTTTCACGACGACAGTTTGGGAGGCTTAGAGGCATTTCATATTCATAATATCCCTTCGTATTCATACTCTAAGACCATTGAATTGGCTAAAGAAAATCATTTTGTTATTCCTAAGAACAGCTTTAAAGATTCTTTGGTATTAAAAGTGGGTGATGAAAAAATCATTACAAAGTTTTTGGGAGAAGGACATACAAAAGATAATGTTGTTGGCTATTTTCCTGCTGAAAATATACTATTCGGAGGCTGTTTGTTAAAAGAATTGGAAGCTGGCAAAGGATATTTAGGTGATGCCAACACTTCAGCCTGGTCTACTACTGTTGAAAAAGTAAAAAAAGAATATCCCAACGCTAAAATTATTATTCCCGGACATGGTGAATATGGAAATCAAAGATTATTAGATTATACGATATCGTTATTTAAAGTTGAATAA
- a CDS encoding DUF2268 domain-containing putative Zn-dependent protease (predicted Zn-dependent protease with a strongly conserved HExxH motif) produces MKKIISLVSAVFMISCATSTRSPIADQKLDYERLEHIPDSVKVENIVIKNLFKHQLLAHKNQQYDSARVVKEVYLPHKKLWDSCYGVIFGEENAYLFNNPKGMIAWNKTLYQENKQELENKASIILGIDLKTHFQKTLTKFNKLVPYKPNAKISLLFTPITGIIFGGCNNEQFALELNYKDADLMYTIEKGLPHELNHMVYEHFRNTDPNKLSALNQSIDEGFACYFTYIFFDRKIEKYESISLSKQDWDWFIKNEKKLFTQLKPYFSDTSGKNPLLQNDKFKLFPDAPKNINYWIGFRIIEKYVEKNGSASWKDIYHLNARELLEKSEYEKYIESL; encoded by the coding sequence ATGAAAAAAATCATTTCATTAGTATCGGCAGTCTTTATGATTTCTTGTGCTACAAGCACACGCTCCCCCATAGCTGATCAAAAATTAGATTATGAGAGACTGGAGCATATTCCAGATAGCGTAAAAGTTGAAAACATCGTTATTAAAAATTTATTCAAACATCAACTTCTTGCCCATAAAAATCAGCAATATGATTCTGCAAGGGTTGTTAAGGAAGTTTATCTACCACATAAAAAATTATGGGATAGCTGCTATGGTGTTATCTTCGGTGAGGAAAATGCTTATCTTTTCAACAATCCTAAAGGAATGATTGCGTGGAATAAAACTTTATATCAGGAGAATAAACAAGAACTTGAAAATAAAGCATCTATTATCTTAGGTATTGATCTCAAAACACATTTTCAGAAAACGCTGACCAAATTCAACAAATTGGTTCCTTATAAACCTAATGCCAAAATAAGTTTGCTCTTTACCCCTATAACAGGAATCATATTTGGAGGTTGTAATAATGAACAGTTTGCATTAGAACTCAATTATAAAGATGCAGATCTCATGTATACCATTGAAAAAGGATTACCTCATGAATTGAATCACATGGTCTATGAACATTTCAGAAATACAGATCCTAATAAACTCTCTGCATTAAACCAGAGTATTGATGAAGGTTTTGCCTGCTATTTCACTTATATATTCTTCGATAGAAAAATTGAAAAATATGAATCAATCAGTCTGTCTAAGCAAGATTGGGATTGGTTTATTAAAAATGAAAAAAAATTGTTTACTCAATTAAAGCCTTACTTTTCTGATACTTCAGGAAAAAATCCTTTGCTTCAAAATGACAAGTTTAAACTATTCCCGGATGCTCCAAAAAACATTAATTATTGGATAGGATTCAGAATCATTGAAAAATATGTTGAAAAAAATGGCTCTGCTTCTTGGAAAGATATCTATCATCTAAATGCCAGAGAGCTCTTAGAAAAAAGTGAGTATGAAAAATATATTGAAAGCCTATAG
- a CDS encoding CbrC family protein, with protein sequence MGKLFELINDHALEKLDEYYTECNVCGKTEVDLYPYQGQVTLENGEIDDDIYASCYECLQTKTMTHACDFFYEETIEKYVNSLKLPHNRTIELKSVLIEKYNRTPDIPIFMQRADQPLCCENITEFIGYPKNDNELYEASENLIYWEEGLKEKSEYYDFRTYGSPESLREIATFQCSHCGKKYFTFQFT encoded by the coding sequence ATGGGAAAACTTTTTGAACTTATTAACGATCATGCTCTTGAAAAACTGGATGAATATTATACAGAATGTAATGTCTGTGGAAAAACAGAGGTGGATTTATATCCTTATCAAGGGCAAGTAACCTTAGAAAACGGCGAGATTGATGACGATATCTATGCATCTTGTTATGAGTGTCTGCAAACTAAAACAATGACTCATGCCTGTGACTTTTTCTATGAAGAAACCATTGAAAAATATGTTAACTCTCTAAAGCTTCCCCATAATCGTACAATAGAACTTAAATCGGTTCTAATAGAAAAATATAACAGAACGCCGGATATCCCAATATTTATGCAAAGAGCTGATCAACCACTTTGCTGCGAAAACATTACTGAGTTTATAGGATATCCTAAGAATGACAATGAACTCTATGAAGCCAGTGAAAATCTCATCTACTGGGAAGAAGGCCTTAAGGAAAAAAGTGAGTATTATGATTTTAGAACCTATGGTAGCCCAGAAAGTTTAAGAGAAATAGCAACTTTTCAATGTTCTCACTGTGGAAAAAAGTATTTTACATTTCAATTTACATAG
- a CDS encoding DinB family protein, producing the protein MSLKNLVTKTVQYNNWVVNKYIDWLSTKSDEQLNQEVISSFPTILKTLHHIWQTQEYWWSHISESNDFDFAKTTAETSKEEVFRNIKNNSQKLVDYVENLSEEDLSKNVKIESQWFQCDFSKYEYIQHVVLHGTYHRGQIVTMGRNVGITDAPMTDFNFWNIYKDQE; encoded by the coding sequence ATGAGCTTAAAAAATTTAGTTACTAAAACCGTTCAGTACAATAACTGGGTTGTCAATAAATACATTGACTGGTTATCCACAAAATCAGATGAACAGCTTAATCAGGAAGTCATTTCCAGTTTTCCTACCATTTTAAAAACCCTTCATCACATCTGGCAGACCCAGGAATATTGGTGGAGCCATATTTCTGAAAGCAATGATTTCGATTTTGCCAAAACTACTGCTGAAACCAGTAAAGAAGAAGTCTTCAGAAACATAAAAAACAACTCACAAAAGCTGGTGGATTATGTGGAAAACTTATCAGAAGAAGACCTGTCCAAAAATGTAAAAATAGAATCCCAATGGTTTCAATGTGATTTTTCAAAATATGAATATATCCAGCACGTAGTTCTTCACGGAACTTACCACAGGGGACAAATTGTAACCATGGGTCGTAATGTAGGAATCACAGATGCTCCAATGACTGATTTTAACTTCTGGAATATCTACAAAGACCAAGAATAA
- a CDS encoding 5-carboxymethyl-2-hydroxymuconate Delta-isomerase, with the protein MPHFIIECSQDILQIRTSHEIMDAIYHAAESTGLFAVDDIKVRLHPYSHYRLGEQKKDFLHVFGYIMQGRSTEQKADLSKKISTRLAELLPDISFLSVSISEFEAATYSNKALINPENKDHNRHFGL; encoded by the coding sequence ATGCCTCATTTCATCATTGAATGTTCACAGGACATTCTCCAAATAAGAACCTCTCATGAAATCATGGATGCCATCTACCATGCGGCAGAATCAACAGGGTTGTTTGCTGTGGATGATATTAAAGTGAGGCTTCATCCTTATTCACATTATCGGTTAGGAGAACAAAAAAAAGATTTTCTACATGTCTTTGGATATATTATGCAGGGACGGAGCACAGAACAAAAAGCTGATCTTTCCAAAAAAATAAGTACCCGGCTTGCGGAGCTACTTCCTGATATTTCATTTCTGTCAGTCAGTATCAGTGAATTTGAAGCAGCAACCTATAGCAACAAGGCTCTCATTAATCCCGAAAATAAAGATCATAACCGCCACTTTGGACTTTGA
- a CDS encoding serine hydrolase: protein MRTLLTCLIVLLAVNPVFSQKAKQIEQLLAAYDKAGKFNGTILIAEKGKIIFEKSYGYKNGPKKEKNTNNSLYRIFSTTKMFTATVILKLEEEGKLSVNDKLSKYYPNFPKGDSITIANLLSHTSGIPNETGSENTVDEETFIKFISAKPLTFSPGKKWDYSNSGYYILGYIIKKATGMEYDKAIENYILKPLKMNHTGFHFNNVFDENKALGYEFLSENTSNEAFLFKTDHPFAAGAMYSTVEDLFKFNESFKNNAILKKETIEKMFTPYLNDHYGLGSDVFSIDGKKRIGHGGGGPGYRSIYYRVLDDDICFIAMSNSILSHTDLIIPIVENIIYNKPYKIPTVIKTDPQELKKLEGIYSTGDSKFYVTVVDGQVLFRETGNPICSLFPISNTSFQLDENFSFIFKPDETGKINSVVVTLRDGSIKTGTRTTSPYLWGIIGNATPGGWDGKDTPLQTDSQKPNLYFLNNFHLKKGNLKFRVDNDWGYNLGLNSDGKTVALNAYDFPIAEDGQYDIVLDMSNPMKPQYSIKKSVL, encoded by the coding sequence ATGAGAACTCTTTTAACCTGCCTTATTGTATTATTGGCAGTCAATCCTGTTTTTTCACAAAAAGCTAAGCAAATAGAACAACTATTAGCGGCCTATGATAAGGCAGGTAAATTCAATGGAACAATCCTTATCGCTGAGAAAGGAAAAATTATTTTTGAAAAAAGTTATGGCTATAAAAACGGCCCGAAAAAAGAAAAAAATACGAATAACAGCCTTTATCGTATTTTCTCCACCACAAAAATGTTCACCGCAACAGTTATCCTCAAACTGGAAGAAGAGGGAAAATTATCGGTCAACGATAAATTATCTAAATATTACCCAAACTTTCCAAAGGGAGATAGCATTACCATTGCGAACCTGCTTTCCCATACCTCAGGAATCCCTAATGAAACAGGTTCGGAAAATACGGTAGATGAAGAAACATTTATCAAATTCATTTCTGCAAAACCATTAACCTTTTCACCGGGCAAAAAATGGGACTACTCCAACTCCGGATATTATATTCTTGGATATATTATTAAAAAAGCCACTGGAATGGAGTATGACAAAGCCATCGAAAATTATATCCTGAAACCCCTGAAAATGAACCATACAGGGTTTCATTTTAACAACGTTTTCGATGAAAATAAAGCTTTAGGATATGAATTTTTGTCAGAAAACACATCCAACGAAGCTTTCCTTTTTAAAACCGATCATCCTTTTGCTGCCGGAGCAATGTATTCTACGGTGGAAGACCTCTTCAAGTTCAATGAATCTTTTAAAAACAATGCCATTCTTAAAAAGGAAACCATTGAAAAAATGTTCACCCCTTACCTTAATGATCATTATGGATTAGGCAGTGATGTTTTTAGTATTGATGGCAAAAAAAGAATTGGACATGGTGGCGGCGGGCCAGGCTATCGAAGTATTTATTACAGGGTTCTGGATGATGATATTTGTTTCATAGCCATGTCAAATTCTATTTTATCACATACAGATCTCATCATCCCAATAGTCGAAAATATTATATACAATAAACCTTACAAAATTCCTACTGTTATAAAAACTGATCCACAGGAACTAAAAAAGCTGGAAGGTATTTATTCTACAGGAGATTCTAAATTTTATGTAACAGTTGTAGATGGTCAGGTTCTTTTCAGGGAAACAGGAAATCCAATATGTTCTTTATTTCCTATCAGTAATACTTCATTTCAATTGGATGAAAATTTTAGCTTCATCTTTAAACCGGACGAAACAGGAAAAATTAATTCTGTAGTGGTAACCCTCCGTGATGGAAGTATAAAAACAGGAACAAGAACAACAAGTCCTTATCTATGGGGAATTATCGGAAATGCAACGCCAGGCGGCTGGGACGGAAAAGATACTCCACTGCAAACAGATTCCCAAAAACCTAATCTTTATTTCCTCAATAACTTTCATCTCAAAAAAGGGAATTTAAAATTCAGAGTCGATAATGATTGGGGATATAATCTTGGCTTAAATAGTGATGGAAAGACTGTGGCTCTTAATGCCTATGATTTCCCAATAGCAGAAGATGGCCAATATGATATTGTATTGGATATGTCTAATCCCATGAAACCTCAATACAGCATAAAAAAATCTGTTTTGTAA
- a CDS encoding beta-lactamase family protein: protein MKKLFYILFLIILSNNLTAQTENYTHIVNQFRKNFNTGKYDEIFKSFSAEMKQSLPIEKNKQFFADLKTQVGNVKNTEFISYQQSTYAAYKTQFDKGILVVNISLDSQNKINGLFIKPYEDPGKITNALTSYPKEIATTIYSTAVKFPEKTQLSIAVIQKGKTDYYGIIKDHDSIKPIENQNNIFEIGSISKIFTSTVLASLTESNKIKLTDTINSYYSFPFKDNRKISFEELANHTSGLPRLPENLDLSDLKNPYLKYHTKDLEDYLKNLMIIEHKDTKKFSYSNLGVGLLGYTLGLSQKTTFQNLLQKTVFDQYGMSQSFTSSLNLDNALIKGRNINGDLVSNWDWDVLFGAGGILSTTGDLVKFANAQFNPKNKELALTRKSTFTVNEKTKIGLGWHIITTKNNKEVFFHNGGTGGYSSSMTVNVEDQTAVIILSNVSSINESIDQLCFELLTQTTKQ from the coding sequence ATGAAAAAGCTATTTTACATCTTATTTTTAATCATATTGAGCAATAATCTAACTGCTCAGACTGAAAACTACACCCATATTGTCAATCAATTTCGGAAGAACTTTAATACCGGAAAATATGATGAAATTTTTAAAAGCTTTTCTGCCGAAATGAAACAATCATTGCCCATTGAAAAAAATAAACAATTTTTCGCTGATCTGAAAACTCAGGTTGGAAATGTGAAAAATACAGAATTCATAAGTTATCAACAATCAACTTACGCAGCTTATAAAACACAATTTGACAAAGGAATTCTGGTGGTTAATATTTCTTTAGATTCTCAAAATAAAATCAACGGTCTATTTATTAAACCTTATGAAGATCCGGGAAAAATAACCAATGCCCTTACCTCCTATCCAAAAGAAATAGCGACAACTATTTATTCTACAGCCGTCAAATTTCCTGAAAAGACTCAACTTTCTATTGCAGTCATTCAAAAAGGGAAAACAGATTATTATGGTATTATAAAAGATCATGACTCGATAAAGCCTATTGAAAATCAAAATAACATTTTTGAAATTGGTTCTATTTCAAAAATATTTACCTCTACTGTTCTCGCTTCTCTGACAGAATCTAACAAGATAAAGCTTACAGATACTATCAATTCATATTATTCATTTCCTTTTAAAGACAATAGAAAGATCAGCTTTGAAGAGCTAGCCAATCATACTTCCGGGCTTCCTCGTTTGCCTGAAAACCTGGATTTATCAGATCTGAAGAACCCTTATTTAAAATATCATACAAAAGACCTTGAGGATTATCTTAAAAACTTAATGATCATTGAACATAAGGATACTAAAAAATTTTCTTACTCTAATCTGGGCGTGGGATTATTAGGGTATACGCTAGGATTGTCACAAAAAACTACATTTCAAAACTTATTGCAAAAAACAGTTTTTGATCAATATGGAATGTCTCAGTCTTTTACCTCTTCTCTAAATTTGGATAATGCACTTATCAAAGGACGTAATATCAATGGAGATCTTGTCTCAAACTGGGATTGGGATGTCCTTTTCGGAGCAGGTGGTATTTTATCTACGACTGGAGACCTTGTAAAATTTGCAAATGCACAATTTAATCCTAAAAATAAAGAATTAGCTTTAACCAGAAAATCAACATTTACGGTAAATGAAAAAACAAAAATCGGTTTAGGCTGGCATATTATTACCACCAAAAACAACAAGGAAGTTTTTTTCCACAATGGTGGAACCGGTGGATATTCTTCTTCAATGACGGTTAATGTAGAAGATCAAACAGCCGTCATTATTCTTTCCAATGTTTCTTCAATCAATGAATCTATTGATCAGCTATGTTTTGAACTATTAACGCAAACAACAAAACAATAA
- a CDS encoding VOC family protein: MNIKLDSIILYVQNITLLKNFYVENFNLKVIEEDSIWVLMNAGAVNIGLHKIGDQYLEKIETGYQFDNNTKLVFEVATDIESARNELLSKKVEMRAIKTFENYDFWLCDGTDPEGNVFQLKCKK, from the coding sequence ATGAACATCAAATTAGACTCTATCATCCTGTATGTACAAAATATCACTTTACTTAAGAATTTTTATGTTGAAAATTTTAATTTAAAAGTAATTGAAGAAGATTCTATTTGGGTTTTGATGAACGCAGGAGCAGTTAACATAGGACTTCATAAAATTGGTGATCAATATCTTGAAAAAATAGAGACTGGTTACCAATTCGATAACAATACCAAACTCGTTTTTGAAGTAGCTACAGATATTGAATCCGCAAGAAATGAATTGTTGTCAAAAAAAGTTGAGATGAGAGCCATTAAAACTTTTGAAAACTACGATTTCTGGTTGTGTGACGGAACAGATCCTGAAGGAAATGTATTTCAGTTAAAATGTAAAAAATAA
- a CDS encoding dihydrofolate reductase family protein: protein MKKIILDLATTLDGFIEGPNGEIDWCIMDDDMDFEGFISNIDTIFYGRVSYDAWGNYQPDENTAPEELEFWKTIHSKNKFVFSSQNREDEKATFIHSDLVEQVLEIKRQGGKDIWLYGGASLIKTFIQNNLIDVYRISVHPVALGSGKPLFEDLKERLNLKLIETNVFKSGVVQLIYHP, encoded by the coding sequence ATGAAAAAAATTATCCTGGATTTAGCAACGACATTAGATGGATTTATTGAAGGCCCCAACGGAGAAATCGATTGGTGCATTATGGATGATGACATGGATTTTGAGGGCTTTATCTCCAATATTGACACTATTTTTTATGGACGGGTAAGCTATGATGCATGGGGAAATTATCAGCCTGATGAAAATACAGCGCCGGAAGAGCTGGAATTCTGGAAAACCATTCACTCAAAAAATAAATTTGTCTTCTCAAGCCAAAACAGGGAAGATGAAAAAGCAACATTCATTCATTCCGATCTTGTGGAACAGGTTTTAGAAATAAAAAGACAAGGTGGAAAAGATATTTGGCTATATGGTGGTGCTAGCCTTATTAAAACGTTCATTCAAAATAACCTGATTGATGTTTACAGAATATCTGTGCATCCTGTTGCTTTAGGAAGCGGAAAGCCTCTTTTTGAAGATTTGAAAGAAAGATTAAATTTAAAACTTATTGAAACCAATGTTTTTAAATCCGGTGTTGTACAACTTATTTATCATCCATAA